ttgacttttcatgcttccatagtaggctttatttagcctctaaatatatataaatttcgaacttgttgacaatatatagcttgagccactgatattggctcaatttctccaagacgtgccttgtcagaccaaaatgttcattttggatccaaacattgccccccagacctcgaagtcaaagggtCTTCGTcctgactgaagaggtcttgaatcagtaCTGCTCTTATAATGTCGTTGCTCCAAAGCCAGTTGTATTGGCTTGACTAAAATTACTTGAACAGTGGCCTCTCTCcctcttaattatatataatgaGCATACATATATAAATCGCCAGTCTTCCTTCGCGAACCATCCTTTGCGAGGCCATGTAATTAAAACCACTTCGCTGCCAACAATTCGTAACCCAGCTTTCGCCACAATTATTGGCAAAAATATTGATTTGACGTCCTCCACTGCTAACACCATACTAGGCATATTAAATGCCTCTTGTATATGTGTCCAGACCAATACCAATGGCCTCTTAAGTATATTAGCAAGTTCCAGTCACTATTCGGCAAGAACACAATTTTTTGCATCCTCCACGACGCACAAATTTGaaactctttttgtattttgtatttttctatttttttttaataagacattgtgaatcaaggtttagacatgcggcccaagtatagtcgtctagacacaaattttctttcaaatcctttgggcaaccttactgaaatggccagatgggggagggcgaacaagagaggcagaatccattttggcatgagctactcccacatagtggtttaggcccatttgcacgcacttctggattcaagaacctgtcatgaacgttgtcccctttctagacaccatttcacataggctatacttactaagatgagaaaggtcataagtgtgaagacagttcaacaagtgttaataaaagtctcccttaaccttaagggacctgaactaggcaccaataaggagtttaggccaatagtaacaaaagagacttcacctattccgttatgattcacaaatgacgaaaataaaaatgaaaactgaaaattgacaggaaatttaaaaacaaagaaagaagttaGCAGCACTATGTTTGGCTAACCTCCAGAAGGccacgggggaggccatctatgcttcactccaagctccgatgtatcaaaatttataGGGTAAAAATTCCTCCTGtgagagcttgtaggaaaagaacaaagatacttctCGTTGAAGAATTTGGAGGAATTTGGCTCGTGAGAGGGGTATtcttgccccccaagtatcttttTTGGTTGACGaggcatgatcttcaattgtaaTTTGGGAACTGTCGCCAACTTCTCTTGATCAAAGGGATGATCATGGGTCATATcttgccccccatgcatctgatcagtagccacatatttggcttgatcaATGGAGAAATCAGATATTTGTTTAGAGACAATTTTCTTGTCTgaagaacaatcttgttgatgacctTCTCCATGCACAGCCTCTGTGTAAGGCTGTGACTCACCAGTGAGACCCTTAGGTTGATTGCCACCTACAGGCAAGTTAGTCTCAGAAACGACCTCTTCGCGAGCAGGTTTTTGACGTTCCAATTCGCCTTGCTGCGAATTAGCCAAGCTGGAACCTTCCTCGCGTAAGGTTGTGAACTCAGATGTGATGTTCACAGCATGTTGAGTGGTCTGTTTGTCGCTGCTCAAGAAAGGCTTATGGAATTGTTCTCCAGCTTCTCGAGCGTTCTGCTCAATTTGTAGGTCCCAATCGCGAAACCTCTGCTTTGTTTTTGCAATCAAACTGGTCATGTCCCTGGCTCGCTTTTCTTTATGCCTCTCAATGTtggccatgatgatcgcgagctGTTCCTCAATGCTTGCCCCCTCTGGGATGGGAATAGGCATAAACTCATCATTAGTGGTAGTATTGCCAGTGGTGGCAACATTGACCATCATTCACtttaggaatttcttttggtaaagattttccccTGGCATCTCAATGATGGCGAACAAATGCAAAAAGACTCTAGTATAGTCCCACCaggtgtgccaaaatgtttgttttgaagcccggtggttgaatgtcttcaagaaaagaaaaaaaattctaaccttgtcccactgggcgtgccaaaatgtttggctccaattttgctgcagctggtcaacagtctcttttctgcgcgggcgtgccagcaccgttcaggtgcggtcgtcggggatgtcccttgacctgacttctttcaagcaattgtggacgaggagagcactaacctcgtcgtgggattctttgtgcctcgtggtgaggacttttacTGAGCTTCTTCTTattcacacaatcgatactcaatattgcagattgagcagagcaaaaccgggaagtattgagatcttgctaaagcgtgactttagcttggctgggttgctagggcgttaccctttcTTGGCTGGttttgtaaccgttgtggtcacggcactaccgtcggctcccgaggagactaggaccgaagtacgttgacagagggtttggtggcactgaaagtcggcttctgagaagactaggactaggagtgtgatcaccgctaagagaaagaaaaggagaggagttgctcttagagaggtttgctctagagagaacttagatcatcttagagatgttgttgttgaatgtgaATGTGTCTCGGTGTTGGTGTTTGGTCGTGATTTTACAATCGGCTCCCAAGGAGACTAGGATCGAAGcactttgacagagggtttggtggcactgaaagtcggcttctgagaagactaggactaggagtgtgatcaccgctaagagaaagagaaagagaggagttgctctagagagaacttagatcatcttagagatgttgtgatgttgtgaatgtgtgttttagaatgagaggagaaggtgtttatatagggaagaaaaagaagagtgaaatgatgagtggaagaaaaataatgaaagtggagtatgaaagtgaattgtaaaatatggaaaagatagagaaatgatgaaatgaaagcaaagcatgaaggtgcaaaaacatggaagtgatgatgatctattaaagagattgtagaagaaaaatatatccaaggaaaaagagaaaagcatctagctttcttcatgtgggtaggaaacatgaacatgtgaatatttagctggttttaggtcagtttctgcccctttattccttcaattatttctccaacaagacttcagtaTAAGCCttggacttcttcatatgaaattatccaccatgagtgtagattactgtggtaaaatttcagaatttatttccatgtggttgggccggaaatgctgctggacctcttacaggtccagttttccagttttgcttctgttaaaaattgggctgatttttTTAAGGCTTTTCACTTAAATTtaactctggcactcttcataagaaatgatccttgggatgtctagtattaatctggaaagtttcagctcatttagatttcatttggttagtctgccgcccctccttccttgtttagctcggtttctcctagccgaagtaggaaaatgtgctaaagttgacttttcatgcttccatagtaggctttgtttagcctctaaatatatatttcgaacttgtcgacaatatatagcttgagccactgatattggctcaatttctgcaagacgtgccttgtcagaccaaaatgttcattttgggtccaaacacttgaaatctgagtttgagatgaaggattttgggagaacacgattatgtctcggtttggaacttgagcatcgtgtcgatagatgcttaggcattttgacatggtcaagccttcaagcacccccatgatcgtccgtactcttgatcctgaaaatgatcctcttcgtggaaaggatgatgatgaagatgtgttagaggcaaaagtgccttacttagtacaataggcgcattattgtagttatctcaatgcacaagaccggacatctcatatgttgtgaacttgttagctagatatagctctgcgccaacgcgacgccattggattggtgtaaaagatatctttcgatatttgggatgtatgattgatatgggcttgttctatccctacgaagagatgatggattcggacccatcacacaccagaaacgccgccaacgctggcttgcgttctctatccccattccaaaacgacatgtgttttggaaggttttgctgatgttgggtatctgtctgacccacacaatggtcattcccaatccggttaagtgttcaccatgggaaaagaccgtgacatcttggaggtctacatagtagaccctagtcgctatatcttcgaacaatgcagagatcattgctcttcacgaagtggttcgtgaatgtatatggattggatccataattacgcatgttcgaacaattgtggtttgaagtctaccatagttGAGCCTACGAGCGTTtaagataatgctacttgttttgaacaaatgaggcaaggctacatcaacagcgacaacaccaagcataatcagcaacaacagacactcctcgagatcaaagtgaactagattcaatctgaggacagtaaggcagacttgtttactaagtcattgcccaattccacgttcgagaaacatgtggcaagaattggcttgcggaaattatctgaactcccatgatcgtagtcatcagggggaggcgcagacatcagggggagatgtctacatgttcgtctcgaatcgtgaagggtgtgttgtgctctttttccccttcgaccgaggttatttttgtcccactaggtttttgttactcggcaaggtttttaatgaggcaacgagagaagcaccgcgtttgggcaacacaagggggagtgttcatggaaaacctaatttgtgtttagcccaaactctaggttacttgacctagtggtaataggatttaattagaaggatctagaatcctaatcaatgtagaattactttccttgtatgattgagattctatgcattgtaatcatctatataaataggcccctattatcaatgagaacacacagaaattcctcccaaattcagtttctctacaacatataTTAATTTAAGGGAGATGTTTACAGATTCTttcaccaatatttttcttcatctaattaaattctttcctataattttctttccaaatagcataaaTATATTAAATTAGGTGACAAGAAATAGGCATTAAATTTTCGTTccaaatattaattaatttcatttaaaaaaatagcattgataaattgaatttggaaaatacgTATGtccaaattaattttattaaatttagtTACAAACAACTTTTTACACCGTAACACTAACTTTTAGTTGTTTTTATGTAATTCgctaaatgtatatatatatatatatatatatatatatatatatataattcgctGGAAGAATTCCTGATTCAGCAAGCAATAGTTCGGAGCTTAGTGGTATGCATTGTTGCCAACTTGCCAGTGGTGCCTGTTTATCGAATTTTGCTCACTCTGGTAGCAGGTGCAGTGGTCTCCCGACTCCCGGTCTCTCCCGGCCCTTTCCTCCTTCTATTGTTTCTATAAGATTCTTTTATGTACAATTGAGCATGGGGTGTTTTGTATCGATATAGAAACTGTTAATCCATTGAATCATAGAAATAATTCTTTACAGGAATTTTACCATTTTGGTGAGTTCATAGAAGCATTTTGTATGAGCAGTGCTTGTTTattcaccaagtttgaagcttttagtttcatttttcttttccattttttgGTTCAAAACTCATCAAAAGCTCGAGTTGCAAAGTTCAAATCAGCTGCATTCATTCTTAGATCACAGTCCCTGCCACTGCAGATCAATATGTCTTCTTGCTTTAGATGTTACCCTCATCAGATCATATTTGAAAATTACCAAAGCCATTTGAATTTGTTCAATAAAGCAAATTTGCAAAGACAGTTTTCATATCCTTCTTCTTTTAGTCTTCAACTTGACCTTTTCGTCTCGTGCTTTTTCAACGAAGCTTCTGTTAATACTTCTAGTTCTAAAATTCCATAGCGGGCAATTGTTTTACTAATGAATATTAGCAATTTCACTTTGAAATCAAGCCAAAGGTGCAGTATCTATATTCTCAATATACACCATCTAATACTGGCAATTTCACATTGCAATCAGTAAGTCCGATGTTAGCTATAGGTTCAGTACATGAATTAATCCACCTCCCCCATGATTGGAATAGACAAGAACTAGCATCATCAGATATCTTGATAAACAAAACACCCTTTGAATCTAAGTAAGCACAAAATTAATGAACGGTGGAtgtcaatatttaaatattTACTTCTTGTACGATGAAGTATAATTGTaagatttgataaaaaaaataataataataataataaaataaacaaaacaaaagagattgAGACTTACgaaacctaaaaaaaaactaCCTACCGACGATGGGTAGGGAGGCCCCTATAACCCTAGGGGCTCAGGCTCCAGCTTTAGAGTTTGGAGAATCTCATTTAGTAGTATTTGTTACCCACAATGGCTAAAGTGAGGTTGCATGATCTGAACAAAGTGATTTGCTAGTTGCTACCTACCCATACTGAGTAGGGTAGCCTTATCCTTCGCTCAATTGGTTATAAACATTTGCagaatttacttttttttccgATGTGGGATATAACTGTTTTTTAAGAGTAGGACATGGGGTTCATACCTATAAATCTTCCAGGTGAATGCACATAAGCTTGTCTTTCACCGAGTCTGAAGGTTTTGTGTTACTCCCTTTTGTGGTTCAAAACTCATCAAAAGTTTACTTGCAAAAGCATGAATCAGCTGCATTCATCCTTAGATCACAGTCCCAACCACTGCAGATCATTATGTCTTCTTAGTGTAGATGTTACCCTTTCTGTCTTcaactcttcatattcttcaaGGTTGGGGCACCACCTTTTCACCCTCCCCATGCTTGTATCCTCTTCAACAGTATTGTGCTTCCTCAATTGATGTAGCCTCCGTAAAAATATCGCTCGAAAGCTCTACGCCGCCCCCATCCCATTGGCAATTTGAGTGGATTACAAATCCGATGCTCATTGCCATTACCTTCAGCATCCAACAGCGCGACGTTCCTCAATTCCTTCATATGTCAAAGAATGTTGTCTTTTGTTTGTTCCATAGCCTCATTCCAGCAAATCACTGGAACTTTTCAACTTGGTTAAGCTCATTACGATCATGGAGTATAATTGATTGCCTTCATCCTATCTCAAAATTGAATAACATACAATAAGAGTTTCCGATCTGGGCACAAGTATCATGTACAACTACACAGTACTGATGGTACAGAATATAAGAGTGAAGAAACGCAATAATTCTCACTGTATGAACCAAGTACTGacaattttttattagaaaatcAACCTGGAAGAGACCCTCATTAGAGGTAACTAAGAACTGTACGTTTAGAAAAGTGTCATACAAACAGATTGATGAAGATTATACAACTATGTAAACCATACTACCATATTTTCTGTACTCTTCCCCTTAACTCTAGTACTACTTAATGAACAGTCAAACAATGAATGGATAAAATTGGTTGTCTTTGACAAATTAAAGACGAGGAAATCAAAACTATTGCACCCTGGACCGGCATACACAGAAAGTAACATCTACCGAGCTAATACCACATGATGGTATTACTATTGGGGCAGCAAATATCTATAGGGATATCAACACAACTTGCACCGTTCTACACTTTATCTTGTACTTCAATGCCATTTGTCTCTTTGCATTCTGCGGTAGGACTTTGTCCTTCACTGATATGCTTGCCGTCATTCGCCTCTTTAAGTTCTGCAtttgtttctttcctttctgTGGTAGGACTCTGTCCCTCACTGGAAGCAGTTTTTCCCTGGTACATTCAATAGGAATTGATAATAATAGCACAAGATCAAGAAGAACTTATAagtttccttaaaaaaaaatttaaaaaaaaaaaaacattctagCATGATATCATCTATGGTGCAAGGATACACTTGAAAAGAACTTCAGATAAGTAAACTAAATAATCAAAAGCAAAACTAATGGAAATGCTGTTATCATCACCGGCTCAATTTCTCCCGTGTTATAATGGTTAGTGCATTCAACTAGCGTAATGAATTGAATTGGGTTTCAAATAATAGACTCAGCAACTGAATATCAGTGACAGTGGAACCTTATGCCTTGGTTACTACTTACTATATGAACAGAGTTCAGATGCTTGACAGATTCATTGTTTTCTACTGTACCAAAGAATAAATATTGTTCCGGGCCTCATAGCCAAGTGGTACTTCTCTCTCGTAAGTTCAACTCCTACCAAAGTAGGCAGTTGAATCCCAGGCAAAAAGGCCACTGGTCTTAGTCAAAATGTCCCACCCACCCCATTCTTAATCTGCTCTACACAAAATCAGTTCAAAAGTCTACATGAACTAACCTCACTGCGATTGCGCCAACCAAGTCCAAATGGTCGAGATAGCAAACTAATCTTTCTTGCAGGGAACTCTTGTGTGGGCTCTTGATTGCTTCTGGGTGAAGAATCTAAAGATAAAGATCTGCAAAACAACTTTGTGTTTCAATTCCACTGTACCAATTTCATCTATTGAGAAACGAAACATATGTAAATCTAATTTCAATCCTTGATATGCTATGGCTTTATACTTTGCATATGATTTTTCACATGAGCACGCTTTACGTATCTATCAGGATCCCAACATTTTCTCTTAGGTGTAAAGGAATTTCTTCTATTGAAAGACAAAAactctttgaaaaaaaaaagagagagagagagagacaattTAGAAATGTAAAATAGAGATTTAGTATGGATGACATTAGAGGAGAAACTTAAAACTCATATAACTCACCAACGACTACGCAACGACTAAATTAAGGTAGACATGTAAGAAAACCAAGAGCAACAACAGGTCATAGATTAACTTTCAAAAATGACTAAATAAGAAGCTGGCAGGGGTACCGTGGAGAAGGTTGTGTTTTCTGTTGACCAGTTTGGTACTGTAAAGTAGCCTCTAACATTGATTCTGCCATAACAACTCTCTTCTCCATTTCCGCGAGGGAAGCAGTGGCCTCTTCATACTTTTCCTGCAAAGACAgaacatataaaaataaataaactgtATATCATCACCAGATAATGGTATCATCTGCAGTCAGAAAAAGTTTGATAGAAGTACATGCTCTAAATATACACCTATTTCAAACTCTCCAGACAGCACAAAGTAATTTCAATTTTGAGCAATAGCTAGTTCTATTAAGCTGGCAGCACAGAATTGTATATTGAGCAGAAAACACTCAAATTTTGAATTGACAATTAGTGCCAATACCATATAGTCGTATACAACTAAAGACATCAAGCCCCATGGAAAAGACTATTAGGGAAAGGAAAAGGGGGAAAAAATTGCAAGCAATTTATCAAACAAATCCTATAAGGGGTATCCCATATAAGATTTACTCATCAATACATGTCCAAACATAATTTCAGAGGTACGGTTATATATGCAACCTGAAGCACTTGAGCAGCATATCTCTGTGCTGCTGCATCTTGCTCAGAAAATCTTCGCGCATCTTCAGTTAATCTCTGCTCTTGCTCTACTCGCATCAACACCTATGAGATGGAAAATGACCTTGTAAGTGGCAAGTACTAAAGcaattaaaggaaataaaaataaacttaaAAATACAgaggaaaaggaaatgaaaacCTGGAGCATGACACTCTCCTGTTCCTGCTTATCAGAAAGGGCTCGGCGAAGATCGGCGACCTCTTGCTCTAATTGCTCAACCTGACATAGTGACATAGTGAATGAGTAACTGCCTCTGACTAAACTGTACTTACTAGTAAACTTTCGAGTACAGATGCAAGAACACAAGAACTTTGCATGAGCATTTATCTTAAAAATTATTTGGATGCAGTAAGACCGAAACTAACTGGTTTCAGTACATATCAGCTACTCATTTGTTTGTCAGAATCTGTTTTATTGCTAAAGTATTGTGTAGAAAAGtttacaaattttcagcaaacTGTAATAACAATACAAGctataaatgaaggaaagtTGTTTCCAGCATGGTCTCTTTACATCCACAAAGAAACTGCAAATCATCTCTAATTCTGAGATCAAATCtaccaaaagaaacaaaagataaTAAGGAAAAGCAAGGTGCAATGGCCGCAATGAGAGCCTATCAgcaagaaaattatgatctacTAACTATCACCTCCTTTACTTTCCTCACAATCACACACTGTTAACCTAAAACCTACAACTACAACAAAAATAATCTAATAAGAGAACACTGAAAAATGAAAAGCTATTTAGAATAAGCCAATAAAGACCCCCCTCAATCAATGAATATCCATGTAAAAAGGGAACATGTATAAAAGAAACTGCAACATGTATAAGTTTTCTGAATCTAATACCCTAGCATGCAATTGCCGACGATTATCCTGCTTAACCATCTCCATCAATGCTGTCTCCAGCTCCTCAGCTCTGAAAAATGGTTAGGACCAAGAATGTCAATGTCACTAAACATATTCCATACATTCATCCTATGTAAGTATAGATTTTATAAGCTTAAAACCGTAAGACGAGAGAAAATATTAACCTGAGTTCAGCAGATCTTTTATCCTCCAGCAGCTTGCATAATTCAACCTTCAACCACACCACCTGCAGGTAGAACCCTATATCAATCTCATAGTGGATTCTCAGTAGCATACTTTAATTCAAAATCTCCTCGCATTTACAATTATTAAACCTTGTATACTCTATCTATGTCATAAACCATGGTTTCGGGACTTCTTGATGTACAAGTGAACACTGTGGGGATAGAATGTCAGAACATTGTTAAAATCATTCTCTCAATGGTACAATTGATACCAATTTCTGGAGAAAAGGACAATTTTCCTTCGACATTTTTCACAAATAGAATATACACCAAAAATCTTACTCATTTCCCAACTCTAAGCTTAAATATTATCTCAATGTCTATGCCCAGCCCAAATAACTGTGCATACTGTACTAgttgtataaaaaaaaacaaaaaaataaagaataaaaaaaaaaacaatctctATCAGTCACACAGATGATATAACAGAAGTGGATAAGAGGCTCCATGCGCGTatctttttctttccaaaaagcAAAATAATTGGCAATCCATGGACAGGTGTACATTGatgaatgtgtgtgtgtgtgtgtgtcaaaaCAGAGATCTAATCTATGCACTGAGTAAATGACTGaaacaaaatgcttttatttCAAGAGTCCAACCTGCTCTTGAAGATCTGGAACAGAATCCAACTCCCCATCCCCAGTCAAGCTAATAAGAATTTCATCTGCATTAGTGGACCCAGACTCTGAACGTGATAAATCACCATTTCTTTCTGCTTTCTTCGTTTCTATTATCATTGATTTAGGATCTTGCTTAAAATTGTATAGCTTAGAAGCTAGACCCTGAGAATCCTTCCAAGCCCGAAGTCCCTTTGATCTTTCCTCAATAGCATTAATTACAGCAGGCCGATGTTTATTTCTCAACTCTTGTAATCTAGTTTCATTTACATTTTGGTAACCCATGCAAGCTGTCAATACTAGTTGACTGCTATCAAATGTGGAGCCAGCCAGCGATTGCAGCAGAGTGACTGCATCTCCAGCATCCTTGGTAGTAACCAGTGCAGGGCCTACAAGTAACTGAGCTAAATTAAGTTTCATAAACCAGAGGTGCTTACAGCCAACATGATACGACATTCATGTCCAAGTATCAACATTATatgtttattttattctttttcttggatagaataaaaaataaaaacattttttGTTACCCAGTACCATATAACTCCATCAAAGCAAGTGCGGTCCTAAATAGCATCACGCGGTTCCCCTCAAAAAGAAGCACATCCCAGACTCGTAGAACTGTAAGTGAATAataaaccatcaaaatttaggTAAGCTTTGATTTAGTACCTCTGCAATGTGTTTATATTACTGAATATAAAACCTGACCACTTTCCCATGGCAGCATATTcatgaaaatggaaaggaacCATGGTCCAGTCACCCATGCCACTTGCACTCCCAGGTAATCTAGATGATTGACTGCATTATGAATAAAGGTGACATGTGACCATCCAACCTAAAAATAATGTATAAAAAGAAGCATATACTGTTTGAATAGTAACGATATACAAACCTAATTTAGGAAATCTCTCATGCACCAACTCCTCGAAAACAAGTTGATCCACCTGTAAATAATAACAATATGGATTTAAACAGTGGTTTCTTTACTTTTGTTAATGTTTCTCATTAGAGGAGAAAGACCAAATGTACACAAAATGAGTAAGgtgaaaaacagaaaagattACCTGAGATTCTATCATTTCCTCAGAGTAATAGCCCTCAAAATAATCATCTAGGATTCCCATCAAAGCCCTGAAAGAGTTTACCAACTTTGTAAATATAcgtaaaaaaaatatgtgaactATTATGCTAATAAGTTTTATCTAAATTAAACTTCTATTTCTCCAGGAAATTGTTACTCCTTGcataaaagataaataaaatatatatcattaaaatgaaataaaatcagtaccttgtttttttctttataagTATGACTCAGAAAGTAAGTTGATTagcgataaaaaaaaataaaaaaataaaaaataaaaacttgaaaagaaaatatgaaaaaagcCAAGAAGTTGGAGAGTATTCTTTACTGGAAGACAATAAATTGATCAAGCTTCTCATCTTACCAAAAAGCATTTTCTTCGGGCATGAGAAGTAGTAGCAAGCCAGCAAAGAAATTCATGGCCTGCATGTAGATTAAAGCAAAAGTGCTTTAAAGTCAAAGACAAGTGAAAAAATGTAGGACATAATTGATAACATTTATCATATGGTatatcaaaaataaaacaaattacAGAAGTGTCACACTTAATACA
This portion of the Rosa chinensis cultivar Old Blush chromosome 1, RchiOBHm-V2, whole genome shotgun sequence genome encodes:
- the LOC112182518 gene encoding TBC1 domain family member 8B; protein product: MKSSSSAAAAAKATLNPLSVAYENKRDAYGFAVRPQHVQRYREYANIYKEEEEERSERWTSFLQRQAESARLSVNGSSNAEDNKALEAETSEQELDSSSEKGVDGDVLGDRKPGSNSPIKNDSEMEELAAKETKAHGIQIWNEIRSSLHEIEEMMSIRVKKKSNLSKTEQDTRNGKPVHPIEEFRPPKGASEEDSEDEFYDVERSDQDAPSSDSINASATGAASDVVPSESLFPWKQELEVLVRGGVPMALRGELWQAFVGVKLRRVDNYYQDLLASETKAGSDVEQHSLDSDINSKLSTTDSAYVPEKWKGQIEKDLPRTFPGHPALDVDGRNALRRLLTAYARHNPSVGYCQAMNFFAGLLLLLMPEENAFWALMGILDDYFEGYYSEEMIESQVDQLVFEELVHERFPKLVNHLDYLGVQVAWVTGPWFLSIFMNMLPWESVLRVWDVLLFEGNRVMLFRTALALMELYGPALVTTKDAGDAVTLLQSLAGSTFDSSQLVLTACMGYQNVNETRLQELRNKHRPAVINAIEERSKGLRAWKDSQGLASKLYNFKQDPKSMIIETKKAERNGDLSRSESGSTNADEILISLTGDGELDSVPDLQEQVVWLKVELCKLLEDKRSAELRAEELETALMEMVKQDNRRQLHARVEQLEQEVADLRRALSDKQEQESVMLQVLMRVEQEQRLTEDARRFSEQDAAAQRYAAQVLQEKYEEATASLAEMEKRVVMAESMLEATLQYQTGQQKTQPSPRSLSLDSSPRSNQEPTQEFPARKISLLSRPFGLGWRNRSEGKTASSEGQSPTTERKETNAELKEANDGKHISEGQSPTAECKETNGIEVQDKV